The proteins below come from a single Drosophila miranda strain MSH22 chromosome Y unlocalized genomic scaffold, D.miranda_PacBio2.1 Contig_Y1_pilon, whole genome shotgun sequence genomic window:
- the LOC117185950 gene encoding sister chromatid cohesion protein PDS5 homolog A-like isoform X3, whose amino-acid sequence MTDIVYPNGCRPLVEDLGTDELIRRLKTLANVLQTMDQDDNLYQQYIPLALHLLDDFFMQHTSRDVQLLVACCIADVLRVYAPEAPYKEQDQIKSIFKFFIKQLHGLKDPRDPSFKRYFYLLENLAFVKSFNMCSELEDCQEIFHDLFSTIFKIVNDQHSAKITNFFLDVLSALITEADNLSVDLLDLLLINIVEPNKSSNRCAAHITEQLLAKTGDALESPIKMFFNRALVMDKPNNKLSITNKIYDIIYELNRINPDLLYSVLPQLENKLLSTDDAERLKATTLLSRMFSEKDSQLSQKYQNLLRTFLGRFCDISEAVRVKCVQSSTHFLLNHPHLEPDITEKLRLRNHDLDENVRHEVVMAIVATAKREFSVVIEAPELLEIVRERTLDKKYKIRRNAMNGLAYIYKVAICEPNDLSADAKQRVDWIKNKILHGYYKVGLEDRLLVERLLITSLVPYKLAPEERMKKLYHLLGDLDANATKAFVELQKNQMKTRNTVSDWIKLHHSKEFTPRVLGQLAVKQTTIAKLLPDPLKASEYLTQFSNNLRKDAQLLRCINIVLKRDVSCRECADTMGTLLKKLGSHVQSNLYYNTVKMLIERVASVMVDKESTGVLIGLIDQCIQGGSICEEIGISSEEAGERGLKLLSMLSYVFSAHFFTDTSLRHLIALLSYEHDYVAPLVLKTLTHLGRYQPLIDATPAILNELAPICRAFALIGTPKQAKHAVRCIFVNSQSSAPTDGAGGGGSASTTTQTVHPIFNEIIESLRLKLTANCAHQRTKIVALGHIAYNMPQAFLTPIKNMIARRIVKELLIQEVPVQRDYDLPDDADWCAEEDLPPDTLCKLDALKAMARWLLGLRTDEHAAQKTFRMLAAFVNQRGDLLAQNRLCGAEKSWLRLGAACAMLKVCEQKGVGDQYSAEQYLQLSQLMTDPVPQVREIFARKLHKGLGRSLPRNCLPLDFMGLYVLAGLETDRKLQDLVRHYVDTDVNKRREYLETVAMTSPDSSTESQSLHILPDYMLAFAIPVLVHDPGYTNHEDYVQLRKMEKCLRFILEPLMAKRESFVYGFYKQLLQLIKHREFSQGSDKRNNYKMWALCDLAMYIIDSKMGHISESNSNTFSMPLALPEMYYKQPAAANFQNNEVYIPLDVYTLGAKVNKATTTAMATSRAVAAPKRHAEPSLSDDEDPQENNLFDNIRAADTTEPTAKRTRGGAGVAKS is encoded by the exons ATGACGGACATTGTTTATCCGAACGGCTGTCGGCCATTGGTGGAAGACCTGGGCACAGACGAGCTCATACGCCGCCTTAAG ACACTCGCCAATGTCCTGCAGACCATGGACCAGGATGACAATCTCTATCAACAATATATACCATTGGCACTCCACTTGCTGGACGACTTCTTTATGCAGCATACATCCCGCGATGTCCAACTGCTGGTAGCGTGCTGCATAGCGGATGTATTGCGCGTATATGCGCCTGAGGCCCCCTACAAAGAGCAAGATCAAATCAAAAGCATTTTCAAGTTTTTTATCAAACAATTGCACGGTCTAAAGGATCCCCGCGATCCGTCCTTCAAGCGTTACTTTTATCTATTGGAGAACTTAGCCTTTGTCAAGTCTTTCAACATGTGCTCCGAGCTCGAGGACTGCCAGGAAATCTTCCACGACCTGTTTAGTACcatttttaaaattgtgaa CGATCAGCACAGTGCCAAGATCACAAACTTTTTCCTGGACGTGCTAAGTGCCCTGATAACCGAGGCTGACAATTTGTCCGTGGATCTTCTGGACCTCTTACTGATTAACATAGTGGAACCAAATAAATCAAGCAACAGATGTGCTGCACATATAACCGAGCAACTGCTCGCCAAGACCGGTGACGCATTGGAGTCCCCAATCAAAATG TTCTTTAACCGTGCATTGGTCATGGATAAGCCGAACAACAAACTGTCTATTACAAACAAAATATATGATATCATCTATGAGCTTAATCGCATCAATCCCGATCTTCTGTACTCCGTGCTGCCCCAATTGGAGAACAAACTACTGTCCACTGATGATGCAGAAAGGCTGA AAGCCACCACGTTGCTGTCGCGCATGTTCTCCGAGAAGGACTCGCAGCTGTCGCAGAAATATCAAAACCTGTTACGCACCTTCTTGGGCCGCTTCTGCGATATCTCGGAGGCAGTGCGTGTCAAGTGCGTACAATCGTCCACGCATTTTCTTCTAAATCACCCACATCTGGAACCTGATATAACGGAAAAGTTGCGCCTGCGTAATCACGATTTGGACGAAAATGTGCGCCACGAAGTGGTCATGGCCATTGTGGCGACGGCCAAGAGGGAATTCAGCGTAGTAATAGAGGCGCCCGAACTACTCGAGATTGTGCGCGAGCGGACGCTGGACAAAAAATACAAGATTCGACGAAACGCCATGAATGGCCTGGCCTACATCTACAAAGTGGCCATCTGCGAACCAAATGACTTGAGTGCTGATGCCAAGCAGAGAGTGGACTGGATCAAGAACAAGATACTGCACGGCTACTACAAGGTGGGTCTGGAGGATCGCCTGCTAGTAGAGCGTTTGCTTATCACCTCATTGGTGCCCTACAAACTGGCGCCCGAGGAGCGCATGAAGAAACTGTACCATCTGCTGGGCGATCTTGATGCGAATGCAACCAAGGCCTTTGTTGAACTGCAAAAGAATCAAATGAAGACACGCAACACGGTTAGCGATTGGATCAAGCTGCATCACTCCAAGGAGTTTACTCCCCGGGTGCTCGGTCAACTGGCTGTTAAACAGACCACCATTGCCAA ATTGCTTCCCGATCCCTTGAAAGCTTCCGAATATCTCACACAATTCAGTAACAATCTACGCAAAGATGCCCAGCTGTTGCGCTGCATCAACATTGTCCTGAAGCGCGATGTCAGTTGTCGTGAGTGTGCCGACACTATGGGCACCCTTCTGAAAAAGCTGGGCTCCCACGTCCAATCAAATCTGTACTACAATACGGTCAAGATGCTGATTGAGCGCGTGGCCTCCGTGATGGTGGATAAGGAGTCCACTGGTGTGCTGATAGG CCTGATTGACCAATGCATTCAGGGTGGTTCTATATGCGAAGAGATTGGCATATCATCCGAAGAGGCAGGCGAGCGCGGACTCAAGCTTCTGAGT ATGCTCTCATATGTTTTCTCGGCTCACTTTTTCACCGATACCTCTTTGCGTCATTTGATCGCCTTGCTCAGCTATGAGCACGATTATGTGGCGCCACTGGTGCTGAAGACCCTCACGCATTTGGGACGCTATCAACCGTTGATTGACGCCACGCCGGCGATTCTCAATGAGTTGGCTCCAATCTGCCGAGCCTTTGCCTTAATTGGAACTCCCAAGCAGGCCAAGCACGCGGTACGCTGTATTTTCGTCAACAGTCAATCGTCGGCGCCCACCGATGGAGCTGGAGGTGGCGGAAGTGCATCGACCACGACACAGACGGTGCATCCCATTTTCAACGAAATCATTGAGTCACTGCGTCTGAAGCTGACAGCAAACTGCGCACATCAGCGCACGAAAATAGTGGCCCTGGGCCACATTGCCTATAACATGCCTCAGGCGTTCCTCACACCCATCAAGAACATGATTGCCCGCCGTATTGTCAAGGAGCTGCTCATTCAGGAGGTGCCAGTGCAGCGGGACTACGATCTGCCCGACGATGCTGATTGGTGTGCCGAAGAAGATCTCCCGCCAGACACGCTGTGCAAGCTGGATGCCCTAAAGGCCATGGCCCGCTGGCTGCTCGGCCTGCGCACGGATGAACACGCTGCCCAGAAGACATTCCGGATGTTGGCCGCCTTTGTCAATCAACGTGGCGATCTTCTCGCCCAGAATCGTCTCTGTGGAGCTGAGAAGTCCTGGTTACGCTTGGGCGCTGCTTGTGCGATGCTCAAGGTTTGTGAACAGAAGGGCGTAGGCGATCAGTACAGTGCCGAGCAGTATTTGCAGCTCTCTCAGCTTATG ACTGATCCGGTGCCCCAGGTGCGGGAAATCTTTGCACGCAAGCTGCACAAGGGCCTAGGCAGGAGCCTGCCAAGGAATTGCTTACCCTTGGACTTTATGGGCTTGTACGTGCTTGCTGGCCTGGAAACTGACAGAAA ATTGCAAGACCTGGTGCGTCACTATGTGGACACGGATGTGAACAAACGTCGGGAATATCTCGAGACTGTTGCTATGACCT CCCCCGACAGCTCAACGGAATCACAATCGCTGCACATTCTACCTGACTACATGCTGGCTTTTGCCATTCCCGTGCTGGTCCACGATCCAGGCTATACGAATCACGAGGACTATGTTCAGCTGCGAAAAATGGAGAAATGTCTGCGCTTCATACTGGAACCGCTGATGGCCAAGCGGGAATCCTTCGTCTATGGTTTCTACAAGCAACTCCTTCAGCTGATAAAGCACCGCGAATTCAGTCAAGGTTCCGACAAGCGCAATAACTAT AAAATGTGGGCACTCTGCGATCTCGCCATGTACATAATCGACTCGAAGATGGGACACATCAGTGAAAGCAACTCGAACACATTCTCCATGCCACTGGCATTGCCAGAAATGTATTATAAGCAGCCTGCCGCTGCAAACTTCCAGAACAACGAGGTCTATATACCGCTGGACGTGTatacgttgggcgccaaagtGAATAAAGCCACCACGACAGCAATGGCAACATCTCGAGCGGTTGCTGCACCGAAAAGGCACGCAGAGCCGTCCCTCTCAGATGATGAGGATCCACAG GAGAACAATCTTTTTGATAACATCCGAGCAGCAGACACAACAGAGCCTACTGCCAAGCGAACGCGTGGAGGAGCCGGCGTAGCCAAATCGTAG
- the LOC117185950 gene encoding sister chromatid cohesion protein PDS5 homolog A-like isoform X4: MDQDDNLYQQYIPLALHLLDDFFMQHTSRDVQLLVACCIADVLRVYAPEAPYKEQDQIKSIFKFFIKQLHGLKDPRDPSFKRYFYLLENLAFVKSFNMCSELEDCQEIFHDLFSTIFKIVNDQHSAKITNFFLDVLSALITEADNLSVDLLDLLLINIVEPNKSSNRCAAHITEQLLAKTGDALESPIKMFFNRALVMDKPNNKLSITNKIYDIIYELNRINPDLLYSVLPQLENKLLSTDDAERLKATTLLSRMFSEKDSQLSQKYQNLLRTFLGRFCDISEAVRVKCVQSSTHFLLNHPHLEPDITEKLRLRNHDLDENVRHEVVMAIVATAKREFSVVIEAPELLEIVRERTLDKKYKIRRNAMNGLAYIYKVAICEPNDLSADAKQRVDWIKNKILHGYYKVGLEDRLLVERLLITSLVPYKLAPEERMKKLYHLLGDLDANATKAFVELQKNQMKTRNTVSDWIKLHHSKEFTPRVLGQLAVKQTTIAKLLPDPLKASEYLTQFSNNLRKDAQLLRCINIVLKRDVSCRECADTMGTLLKKLGSHVQSNLYYNTVKMLIERVASVMVDKESTGVLIGLIDQCIQGGSICEEIGISSEEAGERGLKLLSMLSYVFSAHFFTDTSLRHLIALLSYEHDYVAPLVLKTLTHLGRYQPLIDATPAILNELAPICRAFALIGTPKQAKHAVRCIFVNSQSSAPTDGAGGGGSASTTTQTVHPIFNEIIESLRLKLTANCAHQRTKIVALGHIAYNMPQAFLTPIKNMIARRIVKELLIQEVPVQRDYDLPDDADWCAEEDLPPDTLCKLDALKAMARWLLGLRTDEHAAQKTFRMLAAFVNQRGDLLAQNRLCGAEKSWLRLGAACAMLKVCEQKGVGDQYSAEQYLQLSQLMTDPVPQVREIFARKLHKGLGRSLPRNCLPLDFMGLYVLAGLETDRKLQDLVRHYVDTDVNKRREYLETVAMTSPDSSTESQSLHILPDYMLAFAIPVLVHDPGYTNHEDYVQLRKMEKCLRFILEPLMAKRESFVYGFYKQLLQLIKHREFSQGSDKRNNYKMWALCDLAMYIIDSKMGHISESNSNTFSMPLALPEMYYKQPAAANFQNNEVYIPLDVYTLGAKVNKATTTAMATSRAVAAPKRHAEPSLSDDEDPQENNLFDNIRAADTTEPTAKRTRGGAGVAKS, translated from the exons ATGGACCAGGATGACAATCTCTATCAACAATATATACCATTGGCACTCCACTTGCTGGACGACTTCTTTATGCAGCATACATCCCGCGATGTCCAACTGCTGGTAGCGTGCTGCATAGCGGATGTATTGCGCGTATATGCGCCTGAGGCCCCCTACAAAGAGCAAGATCAAATCAAAAGCATTTTCAAGTTTTTTATCAAACAATTGCACGGTCTAAAGGATCCCCGCGATCCGTCCTTCAAGCGTTACTTTTATCTATTGGAGAACTTAGCCTTTGTCAAGTCTTTCAACATGTGCTCCGAGCTCGAGGACTGCCAGGAAATCTTCCACGACCTGTTTAGTACcatttttaaaattgtgaa CGATCAGCACAGTGCCAAGATCACAAACTTTTTCCTGGACGTGCTAAGTGCCCTGATAACCGAGGCTGACAATTTGTCCGTGGATCTTCTGGACCTCTTACTGATTAACATAGTGGAACCAAATAAATCAAGCAACAGATGTGCTGCACATATAACCGAGCAACTGCTCGCCAAGACCGGTGACGCATTGGAGTCCCCAATCAAAATG TTCTTTAACCGTGCATTGGTCATGGATAAGCCGAACAACAAACTGTCTATTACAAACAAAATATATGATATCATCTATGAGCTTAATCGCATCAATCCCGATCTTCTGTACTCCGTGCTGCCCCAATTGGAGAACAAACTACTGTCCACTGATGATGCAGAAAGGCTGA AAGCCACCACGTTGCTGTCGCGCATGTTCTCCGAGAAGGACTCGCAGCTGTCGCAGAAATATCAAAACCTGTTACGCACCTTCTTGGGCCGCTTCTGCGATATCTCGGAGGCAGTGCGTGTCAAGTGCGTACAATCGTCCACGCATTTTCTTCTAAATCACCCACATCTGGAACCTGATATAACGGAAAAGTTGCGCCTGCGTAATCACGATTTGGACGAAAATGTGCGCCACGAAGTGGTCATGGCCATTGTGGCGACGGCCAAGAGGGAATTCAGCGTAGTAATAGAGGCGCCCGAACTACTCGAGATTGTGCGCGAGCGGACGCTGGACAAAAAATACAAGATTCGACGAAACGCCATGAATGGCCTGGCCTACATCTACAAAGTGGCCATCTGCGAACCAAATGACTTGAGTGCTGATGCCAAGCAGAGAGTGGACTGGATCAAGAACAAGATACTGCACGGCTACTACAAGGTGGGTCTGGAGGATCGCCTGCTAGTAGAGCGTTTGCTTATCACCTCATTGGTGCCCTACAAACTGGCGCCCGAGGAGCGCATGAAGAAACTGTACCATCTGCTGGGCGATCTTGATGCGAATGCAACCAAGGCCTTTGTTGAACTGCAAAAGAATCAAATGAAGACACGCAACACGGTTAGCGATTGGATCAAGCTGCATCACTCCAAGGAGTTTACTCCCCGGGTGCTCGGTCAACTGGCTGTTAAACAGACCACCATTGCCAA ATTGCTTCCCGATCCCTTGAAAGCTTCCGAATATCTCACACAATTCAGTAACAATCTACGCAAAGATGCCCAGCTGTTGCGCTGCATCAACATTGTCCTGAAGCGCGATGTCAGTTGTCGTGAGTGTGCCGACACTATGGGCACCCTTCTGAAAAAGCTGGGCTCCCACGTCCAATCAAATCTGTACTACAATACGGTCAAGATGCTGATTGAGCGCGTGGCCTCCGTGATGGTGGATAAGGAGTCCACTGGTGTGCTGATAGG CCTGATTGACCAATGCATTCAGGGTGGTTCTATATGCGAAGAGATTGGCATATCATCCGAAGAGGCAGGCGAGCGCGGACTCAAGCTTCTGAGT ATGCTCTCATATGTTTTCTCGGCTCACTTTTTCACCGATACCTCTTTGCGTCATTTGATCGCCTTGCTCAGCTATGAGCACGATTATGTGGCGCCACTGGTGCTGAAGACCCTCACGCATTTGGGACGCTATCAACCGTTGATTGACGCCACGCCGGCGATTCTCAATGAGTTGGCTCCAATCTGCCGAGCCTTTGCCTTAATTGGAACTCCCAAGCAGGCCAAGCACGCGGTACGCTGTATTTTCGTCAACAGTCAATCGTCGGCGCCCACCGATGGAGCTGGAGGTGGCGGAAGTGCATCGACCACGACACAGACGGTGCATCCCATTTTCAACGAAATCATTGAGTCACTGCGTCTGAAGCTGACAGCAAACTGCGCACATCAGCGCACGAAAATAGTGGCCCTGGGCCACATTGCCTATAACATGCCTCAGGCGTTCCTCACACCCATCAAGAACATGATTGCCCGCCGTATTGTCAAGGAGCTGCTCATTCAGGAGGTGCCAGTGCAGCGGGACTACGATCTGCCCGACGATGCTGATTGGTGTGCCGAAGAAGATCTCCCGCCAGACACGCTGTGCAAGCTGGATGCCCTAAAGGCCATGGCCCGCTGGCTGCTCGGCCTGCGCACGGATGAACACGCTGCCCAGAAGACATTCCGGATGTTGGCCGCCTTTGTCAATCAACGTGGCGATCTTCTCGCCCAGAATCGTCTCTGTGGAGCTGAGAAGTCCTGGTTACGCTTGGGCGCTGCTTGTGCGATGCTCAAGGTTTGTGAACAGAAGGGCGTAGGCGATCAGTACAGTGCCGAGCAGTATTTGCAGCTCTCTCAGCTTATG ACTGATCCGGTGCCCCAGGTGCGGGAAATCTTTGCACGCAAGCTGCACAAGGGCCTAGGCAGGAGCCTGCCAAGGAATTGCTTACCCTTGGACTTTATGGGCTTGTACGTGCTTGCTGGCCTGGAAACTGACAGAAA ATTGCAAGACCTGGTGCGTCACTATGTGGACACGGATGTGAACAAACGTCGGGAATATCTCGAGACTGTTGCTATGACCT CCCCCGACAGCTCAACGGAATCACAATCGCTGCACATTCTACCTGACTACATGCTGGCTTTTGCCATTCCCGTGCTGGTCCACGATCCAGGCTATACGAATCACGAGGACTATGTTCAGCTGCGAAAAATGGAGAAATGTCTGCGCTTCATACTGGAACCGCTGATGGCCAAGCGGGAATCCTTCGTCTATGGTTTCTACAAGCAACTCCTTCAGCTGATAAAGCACCGCGAATTCAGTCAAGGTTCCGACAAGCGCAATAACTAT AAAATGTGGGCACTCTGCGATCTCGCCATGTACATAATCGACTCGAAGATGGGACACATCAGTGAAAGCAACTCGAACACATTCTCCATGCCACTGGCATTGCCAGAAATGTATTATAAGCAGCCTGCCGCTGCAAACTTCCAGAACAACGAGGTCTATATACCGCTGGACGTGTatacgttgggcgccaaagtGAATAAAGCCACCACGACAGCAATGGCAACATCTCGAGCGGTTGCTGCACCGAAAAGGCACGCAGAGCCGTCCCTCTCAGATGATGAGGATCCACAG GAGAACAATCTTTTTGATAACATCCGAGCAGCAGACACAACAGAGCCTACTGCCAAGCGAACGCGTGGAGGAGCCGGCGTAGCCAAATCGTAG